In the Mytilus galloprovincialis chromosome 10, xbMytGall1.hap1.1, whole genome shotgun sequence genome, one interval contains:
- the LOC143047436 gene encoding uncharacterized protein LOC143047436 → MTENHSDDEDTLLLHEPPVHSGAKSSSVPQISDQTFELFTSYFDSKISSLKNELVSGNDSLAKKLKKEVSVKLKGEGNQIQYSFNSDIVSELQKLQKRTSAEDSVSTNLISGLILKINRRNKLIRIADKSPAGWSTVREYESDDLASDSEDEKRLRQAESRALKTIKEKKTRGKPYSKPSATVSRPANPTDTSNSYYQPYNATQQPFPRFRRREATPYDTCYECHQTGHFKRNCPKATNKPTFGNLSK, encoded by the coding sequence ATGACCGAAAACCACTCAGACGACGAGGACACTTTGCTTTTGCACGAGCCACCAGTACATTCAGGTGCCAAGTCTAGTTCTGTACCACAGATAAGTGATCAAACTTTTGAACTTTTTACATCTTATTTTGATAGTAAGATTTCTTCTCTGAAGAACGAGTTAGTCTCCGGGAACGACTCCCTAGCTAAGAAGCTCAAGAAAGAGGTGTCTGTTAAGCTTAAGGGGGAAGGGAATCAGATTCAATACTCCTTCAACTCAGATATAGTTTCCGAATTGCAGAAACTTCAGAAGCGTACATCCGCGGAAGATTCCGTTAGCACCAATTTGATATCGGGCCTTATTCTTAAAATCAACAGGAGGAATAAATTAATTCGAATTGCCGACAAGTCGCCAGCAGGCTGGTCCACAGTCAGAGAATACGAAAGTGATGACCTGGCATCAGATTCAGAAGATGAAAAACGCTTACGGCAAGCAGAAAGCAGGGCCCTCAAGACaatcaaagaaaagaaaaccCGTGGAAAACCTTACTCAAAACCGTCCGCCACCGTTTCTAGACCTGCCAACCCTACTGATACTAGTAACAGTTACTATCAGCCTTACAACGCTACTCAGCAGCCCTTTCCGAGGTTCCGTCGCCGCGAGGCGACCCCATACGACACCTGTTACGAGTGTCACCAAACTGGCCACTTCAAGAGGAACTGCCCAAAAGCAACAAACAAACCAACCTTTGGAAACTTGTCAAAGTGA